One window from the genome of Blastopirellula retiformator encodes:
- a CDS encoding sensor histidine kinase translates to MLETMNLAAQELFSFSVNSASPTRIGALLPEFAGDPLGEAAESRSFLALVGQSRETIALRKDGTQTPVEATFGELTLGGRRIYTGLFRDLTQRKRLEMQITHAQRMESAGELAAGIAHEINTPIQYVCDNAQYLDRSIVELTNFFEQVAALAETTPANPPTAELMDQFRREALDGDWEFFIAEAPLAVKQVLEGAESVAKIVRAMKEFSHPGLEEQAAVDLNHALQSTLTISRNQWDDVAEVITEFDDSLPLVNCFPCDLNQAFLNIIMNAVYAIRKAADPRDDRKGTISIRTRYTNDWVEIHICDDGVGIPEEIREKIFDPFFTTKEIGEGTGQGLAIVRSIVVGKHRGEIECDSKVGAGASFTLRLPNSTCSLH, encoded by the coding sequence GTGCTCGAAACGATGAATCTCGCTGCCCAAGAACTCTTCTCGTTTTCGGTCAACTCAGCCAGCCCCACGCGGATCGGAGCGTTGCTGCCGGAATTTGCCGGCGATCCGCTTGGGGAAGCGGCTGAGAGTCGCTCGTTTCTCGCCTTGGTCGGCCAAAGTCGCGAAACGATCGCCCTGCGGAAAGATGGAACTCAAACGCCGGTGGAAGCGACGTTTGGCGAATTGACTCTGGGAGGACGCCGGATTTACACCGGGCTGTTCCGCGACCTGACCCAGCGGAAGCGGCTGGAGATGCAAATCACTCACGCGCAGCGAATGGAGTCGGCCGGCGAACTGGCGGCCGGCATCGCGCATGAAATCAACACGCCGATTCAATACGTGTGCGACAACGCGCAGTATCTGGATCGATCGATCGTCGAACTGACCAACTTTTTTGAGCAGGTCGCGGCCCTGGCTGAGACCACGCCCGCCAACCCGCCCACGGCCGAATTGATGGACCAATTTCGCCGTGAGGCGCTTGACGGGGACTGGGAATTCTTCATCGCCGAGGCGCCCCTGGCGGTCAAGCAGGTGCTGGAAGGCGCCGAGTCGGTCGCCAAGATCGTGCGGGCGATGAAAGAGTTTTCGCATCCCGGCTTGGAAGAACAGGCCGCCGTCGATCTGAACCACGCGCTGCAGAGTACGTTAACGATCTCGCGCAATCAATGGGACGACGTCGCCGAGGTGATCACTGAATTTGACGATTCGTTGCCGCTGGTTAACTGTTTTCCGTGCGACCTGAACCAAGCGTTCCTCAACATCATCATGAATGCCGTCTATGCGATCCGCAAAGCGGCTGACCCCCGAGATGATCGGAAAGGGACGATTTCGATTCGCACGCGATACACCAACGATTGGGTCGAGATTCACATTTGCGACGACGGCGTCGGGATCCCAGAAGAAATCCGGGAAAAGATCTTCGATCCGTTTTTTACGACCAAGGAGATCGGCGAAGGGACCGGGCAAGGCCTGGCGATCGTCCGGTCGATCGTGGTCGGCAAACATCGAGGCGAGATCGAATGCGACTCCAAAGTAGGAGCTGGCGCATCCTTTACGTTGCGTCTCCCTAACTCTACCTGTTCTCTTCACTAA
- a CDS encoding transposase, whose protein sequence is MGRPKRADEAGGIYHALNRGNSRAAIFDKPDDFDAFERILAEGLSRYPCQILAYQLMPNHWHLVVRPTADGGMSDFLRWVTLTHTMRRHAHCHTSGKGHIYQGRFKSFPVQDDGHFLVVCRYVERNARQAGLVTLAEDWKWGSLARWLAKPRRKPDLLTPWPIARPGHWKDRVNQAMSKKEVDAVRHAIRRGSPFGDPDWTQSIARRLNLDSTLRPRGRPKKVAPG, encoded by the coding sequence ATGGGTAGACCAAAGCGAGCCGACGAAGCGGGCGGCATTTATCATGCCTTGAATCGAGGCAACTCTCGGGCGGCGATCTTCGATAAGCCGGACGATTTCGACGCGTTCGAGCGCATTTTGGCCGAGGGGCTGTCGCGGTACCCGTGTCAAATTTTAGCCTACCAACTGATGCCCAACCATTGGCATTTGGTCGTCCGCCCCACGGCTGACGGCGGCATGAGCGATTTTCTGCGGTGGGTCACCCTGACGCACACGATGCGCCGACACGCGCACTGCCATACTTCCGGCAAAGGGCACATCTATCAAGGGCGGTTCAAGAGTTTTCCGGTGCAAGACGACGGGCACTTTCTGGTCGTATGTCGTTATGTCGAACGCAATGCCCGGCAGGCTGGCCTGGTAACTTTGGCCGAAGACTGGAAATGGGGATCGCTCGCCCGTTGGTTGGCCAAGCCGCGGCGAAAGCCCGATCTCCTGACGCCGTGGCCGATCGCCCGACCTGGTCATTGGAAAGACCGAGTCAATCAGGCGATGTCCAAGAAAGAAGTCGACGCCGTCCGCCACGCGATCCGCCGAGGCTCCCCCTTCGGCGATCCCGATTGGACCCAGTCCATTGCCCGCCGCCTGAACCTAGATTCCACCCTCCGCCCCCGCGGCAGGCCGAAGAAGGTAGCGCCTGGTTGA
- a CDS encoding ISAs1 family transposase, with the protein MSSSAASIQQHFTDLTDPRTRKVTYPLVNIVTMSLCAVLGGADDFVAIADWAEDKKEWLSRFLDMSSGVPSHDRFNAILGALKPAEFEKCLLSWITALQDITDGQIIAIDGKTLRRGFDAASSKAAIHMVSAWATANHVSLGQVATDAKSNEITAIPKLLEIIEVSGCLVTIDAMGCQKEIAAKIVDAGGDYCLAIKGNQRYLHQAIRDHFVAAMEVDFKKLKVHRHETHEKGHGREESRYYYLCPIDAEDFPYASKWKKLKAIGMTINIVKQNGKETSDVRYYIVSKYLTGKRFAEAVRGHWSIENSLHWQLDVTFGEDQSRIRNGHADVNFSLLRRTSLSLLKNNKTAKVGVKNKRLKAGRNDAYLLEVLLGT; encoded by the coding sequence ATGTCTTCTTCGGCCGCTTCGATTCAACAGCACTTTACCGACCTGACCGATCCGCGCACGCGGAAGGTGACTTATCCGCTGGTCAACATCGTCACGATGTCGCTCTGCGCCGTGCTCGGCGGGGCGGATGATTTTGTCGCCATCGCCGATTGGGCGGAGGATAAGAAGGAGTGGCTTTCGAGGTTTCTCGACATGAGCAGCGGCGTCCCTTCGCACGATCGATTCAACGCGATTCTCGGCGCGCTGAAGCCGGCCGAATTCGAGAAGTGTTTGCTGAGTTGGATCACGGCGCTGCAGGACATTACCGACGGACAAATCATCGCGATCGACGGCAAGACGTTGCGGCGCGGTTTCGACGCCGCCAGCAGCAAGGCGGCCATTCACATGGTCAGCGCCTGGGCGACCGCTAATCATGTGAGCCTCGGTCAGGTAGCGACCGACGCGAAGAGTAATGAGATCACGGCGATTCCGAAATTGCTCGAAATCATCGAGGTTTCCGGCTGCTTGGTGACAATCGACGCGATGGGTTGTCAGAAAGAGATCGCCGCCAAGATCGTCGACGCAGGCGGCGATTATTGCTTGGCGATCAAAGGAAATCAGCGATACCTGCACCAGGCGATTCGCGATCACTTCGTCGCCGCGATGGAAGTCGACTTCAAGAAGCTGAAAGTTCATCGTCACGAAACGCACGAGAAAGGGCATGGCCGCGAAGAGTCGCGTTACTATTATCTCTGCCCGATCGATGCGGAGGACTTTCCGTACGCCAGCAAGTGGAAGAAGTTGAAAGCGATCGGCATGACGATCAACATCGTGAAACAAAACGGGAAAGAGACGAGCGACGTGCGTTACTATATCGTCAGCAAATATCTCACGGGCAAACGCTTCGCCGAAGCGGTCCGCGGTCACTGGAGCATCGAGAATTCGCTCCACTGGCAACTCGACGTAACGTTCGGCGAGGACCAAAGCCGCATCCGAAACGGGCACGCCGATGTTAACTTCAGCCTGCTAAGAAGAACGAGCCTGAGCCTCTTGAAGAACAACAAAACGGCCAAGGTGGGCGTGAAGAACAAGCGGCTAAAAGCGGGGCGGAACGACGCCTATCTGCTGGAAGTGTTGCTGGGGACGTGA
- a CDS encoding heme NO-binding domain-containing protein — MFCEFLDWVEDRYGLTMVDRIILRSELATGGAYTSIGDYDHDELRQLVAQLSSATQTTESELLHCLGARLFARSFEFFPRYFGSDHSAFDVLSNVDERIRVEIRTLYPDADVLKFEWGHEASQQWSFAYRSSLACADLVEGMLTASVERFRDQIELEREELEIEHEPAVCFRLTTRDPILTHPALTH, encoded by the coding sequence GTGTTTTGCGAATTTCTGGATTGGGTCGAAGACCGCTACGGTCTGACCATGGTCGATCGGATCATTCTGCGATCCGAGCTTGCCACCGGAGGCGCCTATACGTCGATCGGCGACTACGATCACGACGAACTACGTCAACTGGTCGCTCAGCTTAGCTCCGCCACGCAGACGACCGAGTCTGAGTTGCTGCACTGTTTGGGAGCGCGGTTGTTCGCTCGTTCTTTTGAGTTTTTTCCGCGCTACTTCGGCAGCGATCATTCCGCGTTTGACGTGCTGTCGAACGTCGACGAACGGATTCGAGTAGAGATCCGCACGCTCTATCCGGATGCGGATGTGCTGAAGTTCGAATGGGGTCATGAAGCTTCCCAGCAGTGGAGCTTCGCCTATCGATCTTCGCTCGCCTGCGCCGACCTGGTGGAGGGAATGCTCACCGCCAGCGTAGAGCGATTCCGCGATCAGATCGAACTGGAACGAGAAGAACTCGAGATAGAACACGAACCCGCCGTATGCTTTCGACTAACGACCCGCGACCCAATTCTCACGCATCCAGCCTTGACGCACTAA
- a CDS encoding hybrid sensor histidine kinase/response regulator, giving the protein MRVIVADDSTLVRTMLQETLDKAGYEVIAYDNGSDALEAISNGESRLAILDWMMPGYSGLEICQQLRDNRASQWVYAILLTAKDHPDDILRAFEAGASDYVSKPFREAELLARIAVGARMIKLQTELAQAQRLESVGQLAAGIAHEINTPTQYVGDNTIFLKDAFKDLNDTLTQCDELLKAARSGSLTPALMENVEQAWNNADIPYLRDEIPEAIEQTLKGVEQVSKIVRAMKDFSHPGGGAKTMVNLQEAIETTIAVARNEWKYVADIVTQFDENLQEVSCFPGELNQALLNLIVNSTHAIGDKIGDSAEQQGTITVGTRLLDGWAEIFVQDTGAGIPESCRAKIFDPFFTTKPVGKGTGQGLAITYSAIVDKHGGVLDFKSKEGEGTTFFIRLPVSEPCGATL; this is encoded by the coding sequence ATGCGGGTAATCGTCGCTGATGACAGCACGCTAGTGCGCACGATGCTTCAGGAAACGCTGGACAAAGCGGGCTATGAAGTGATCGCGTACGACAATGGTTCGGACGCCCTCGAGGCGATCTCCAACGGCGAATCGCGGTTAGCGATCCTCGATTGGATGATGCCGGGCTACAGCGGGCTCGAAATCTGTCAGCAGCTGCGCGACAACCGGGCGTCGCAGTGGGTCTATGCGATCCTGTTGACCGCCAAAGATCATCCCGATGATATCCTGCGGGCTTTTGAAGCGGGCGCCAGCGACTACGTGAGCAAACCGTTTCGAGAAGCGGAGCTGCTAGCCCGCATTGCGGTTGGCGCCCGGATGATCAAGCTGCAAACCGAGCTGGCCCAAGCGCAACGCCTGGAGTCGGTCGGCCAACTGGCGGCGGGCATCGCGCACGAGATCAACACGCCGACCCAATACGTCGGCGACAACACCATCTTTTTGAAAGATGCGTTCAAAGACCTCAACGATACGCTCACCCAATGCGACGAACTGCTGAAGGCGGCTCGCAGCGGCAGCTTGACCCCAGCGCTGATGGAAAACGTCGAGCAAGCCTGGAACAACGCCGACATCCCTTATCTTCGCGACGAGATTCCGGAAGCGATCGAACAAACCTTAAAAGGGGTGGAGCAAGTCAGCAAGATTGTCCGGGCGATGAAGGACTTCTCGCATCCGGGCGGCGGCGCCAAGACGATGGTCAACCTGCAAGAAGCCATCGAAACGACGATCGCCGTCGCCCGGAATGAATGGAAGTACGTCGCCGATATCGTCACCCAGTTTGACGAGAACCTGCAGGAGGTCTCCTGTTTTCCCGGCGAACTGAATCAAGCGCTGCTGAACCTGATCGTCAACTCGACGCATGCGATCGGCGACAAGATCGGCGACTCGGCCGAGCAGCAGGGGACAATCACCGTGGGGACGCGGCTGCTGGACGGTTGGGCGGAGATCTTCGTGCAGGATACCGGCGCCGGCATTCCGGAGTCGTGTCGGGCTAAGATCTTTGATCCGTTCTTTACGACCAAACCGGTCGGCAAAGGGACCGGACAAGGCCTGGCGATCACCTATTCGGCCATCGTCGACAAGCATGGGGGCGTGCTCGACTTCAAATCGAAAGAGGGGGAAGGAACCACATTTTTTATCCGCTTGCCAGTTAGCGAACCCTGTGGAGCGACTCTATGA
- a CDS encoding transposase: MGRPKRADEAGGIYHALNRGNSRAAIFDKPDDFDAFQRILAEGLSRYPCQILAYQLMPNHWHLVVRPTADGGMSDLLRWVTLTHTMRRHAHRHTSGEGHIYQGRFKSFPVQDDGHFLVVCRYVERNARQAGLVNSAEDWKWGSLARWLAKPRRKPDLLTPWPIARPGRWKDRVNQAMSKKEVDAVRHAIRRGSPFGDPDWPQSIARRLNLDSTLRPRGRPKKVAPG, translated from the coding sequence ATGGGTAGGCCAAAGCGAGCAGACGAAGCCGGCGGCATTTATCATGCCTTGAATCGAGGCAACTCTCGGGCGGCGATCTTCGATAAGCCGGACGATTTCGACGCGTTCCAGCGCATCTTGGCCGAGGGGCTGTCGCGGTACCCGTGTCAAATTTTAGCCTACCAACTGATGCCCAACCATTGGCATTTGGTCGTCCGCCCCACGGCTGACGGCGGCATGAGCGACTTGCTGCGGTGGGTCACCCTGACGCACACGATGCGCCGACACGCGCACCGCCACACCTCCGGCGAAGGGCACATCTATCAAGGGCGGTTCAAGAGTTTTCCGGTGCAAGACGACGGGCACTTTCTGGTCGTATGTCGTTATGTCGAACGCAATGCCCGGCAGGCGGGCCTGGTGAACTCGGCCGAAGATTGGAAATGGGGATCGCTCGCCCGTTGGTTGGCCAAGCCGCGGCGAAAGCCCGATCTCCTGACGCCGTGGCCGATCGCCCGACCTGGTCGTTGGAAAGACCGAGTCAATCAGGCGATGTCCAAGAAAGAAGTCGACGCCGTCCGCCACGCGATCCGCCGAGGCTCCCCCTTCGGCGATCCCGATTGGCCCCAGTCCATTGCCCGCCGCCTGAACCTAGATTCCACCCTCCGCCCCCGCGGCAGGCCGAAGAAGGTAGCGCCTGGTTGA
- a CDS encoding transposase: MGRPKRADEAGGIYHALNRGNSRAAIFDTPDDFEAFERILAEGLSRYPCQILAYQLMPNHWHLVVRPTADGGMSDLAPWASCSLPADGWHCPTFLILGATVVRDSVLHISPETSPQVRRLHTSAIKKLGWQSA, translated from the coding sequence ATGGGTAGGCCAAAGCGAGCAGACGAAGCCGGCGGCATCTATCATGCCTTGAATCGAGGCAACTCTCGGGCGGCGATCTTCGATACGCCGGACGATTTCGAAGCGTTTGAACGCATCTTGGCCGAGGGGCTGTCGCGGTACCCGTGTCAAATTTTAGCCTACCAACTGATGCCCAACCATTGGCATTTGGTCGTCCGCCCCACGGCTGACGGCGGCATGAGCGACTTGGCGCCGTGGGCGTCATGCAGTTTGCCGGCGGACGGGTGGCACTGCCCGACGTTCTTAATCTTGGGTGCCACTGTCGTCCGCGACAGTGTTCTTCATATTTCTCCAGAAACGTCACCTCAAGTTCGGCGTCTGCACACCTCCGCCATCAAGAAACTCGGCTGGCAATCGGCTTAG
- a CDS encoding transposase, with amino-acid sequence MTMDRLRAKAADRLDETHHRFEICFGRPEVRAHSLVYLRGLMLADVKKNAEAIALRFAAKKRCQDSFFLRQHMIPCCHG; translated from the coding sequence ATGACGATGGACAGGCTACGCGCCAAGGCGGCCGACAGATTGGACGAAACGCATCACCGTTTTGAGATTTGCTTCGGCCGTCCCGAAGTGCGGGCTCACTCGCTCGTTTATCTTCGCGGCTTGATGCTGGCCGACGTTAAGAAGAACGCCGAGGCGATCGCCTTGCGGTTTGCGGCGAAGAAAAGGTGTCAGGACTCTTTTTTCCTCCGCCAGCACATGATACCCTGCTGTCATGGGTAG
- a CDS encoding HD domain-containing phosphohydrolase, producing MKNRILFVDDEVNVLNAYRRWLRRYEDEWDAHYYSCPVEAWSALQREPFDAIVSDVCMPQMTGFDLLGRIKECDQTREVAVIFVTGSLENEFTQRALDQEAADLINKPIDFHHLRARIRNVLRQKRENLLSTRRIQKLEQMVLDQSAELAASRLDVIWRLGKAAEMRDEEMGRHVIRVGAYARTIAATMGLDQKFVDDLFLAAPLHDVGKIGVPDYILLKPGKLNKEEWEMMKRHCELGVAILNDASKFLTFARRFSYHPTSELIGFRDDPLLEMAADIAHYHHERWDGGGYPCGLAGAAIPLSARITAIADVFDALRNTRPYKPAYDIVQSLEILKQGAGTHFDPDVYEAFICSLDEILTLEAELADTPASRDAPPDIGFPSFPHLNSQSAQNVAAFSNAQGESHDEDLICG from the coding sequence ATGAAGAATCGAATTTTATTCGTCGATGATGAGGTCAACGTCCTGAACGCTTATCGTCGTTGGCTGCGCCGGTACGAAGATGAATGGGACGCCCACTACTATAGCTGTCCAGTCGAGGCGTGGAGCGCGCTTCAACGCGAACCGTTTGACGCGATCGTGTCCGACGTCTGCATGCCGCAGATGACCGGCTTTGATCTGCTGGGCCGGATCAAAGAGTGCGATCAGACGCGGGAAGTCGCGGTGATTTTCGTCACCGGTTCGCTGGAAAACGAGTTCACGCAGCGTGCGCTCGATCAAGAAGCGGCCGACTTGATCAACAAGCCGATCGACTTTCATCACCTCCGCGCCCGGATTCGCAATGTGCTGCGGCAAAAACGGGAGAACCTGCTCAGCACGCGGCGGATTCAAAAGCTGGAGCAAATGGTGCTGGACCAATCGGCCGAACTGGCCGCGTCGCGATTGGACGTCATTTGGCGGCTGGGCAAAGCGGCCGAAATGCGCGATGAGGAAATGGGCCGGCACGTGATCCGCGTCGGCGCCTACGCTCGTACGATCGCGGCGACCATGGGACTGGATCAAAAGTTTGTCGACGACCTGTTTCTAGCCGCTCCGCTGCATGACGTCGGCAAGATTGGAGTTCCCGACTATATCTTGCTGAAGCCGGGCAAGTTGAACAAAGAGGAATGGGAGATGATGAAACGCCACTGCGAGCTTGGGGTGGCGATCTTGAATGACGCGTCGAAGTTCCTCACGTTCGCCCGCCGTTTTTCGTACCATCCGACGTCCGAGTTGATCGGCTTTCGCGATGATCCGCTGCTGGAGATGGCGGCCGACATCGCGCACTACCATCACGAACGGTGGGATGGCGGCGGCTATCCATGCGGATTGGCGGGCGCCGCGATCCCGCTGTCGGCGCGCATCACCGCGATCGCGGATGTGTTCGACGCGCTGCGCAACACGCGCCCCTACAAGCCGGCGTACGACATCGTGCAGTCGCTGGAGATTTTGAAACAGGGCGCCGGCACGCACTTTGACCCCGACGTCTACGAGGCGTTTATCTGCTCGCTGGACGAGATCCTGACGCTCGAAGCGGAACTTGCGGATACGCCGGCCAGCCGCGACGCCCCGCCCGATATCGGGTTCCCTTCCTTCCCCCACCTCAATTCGCAAAGCGCCCAGAACGTCGCAGCGTTCTCCAACGCGCAAGGAGAGTCGCATGACGAAGATCTTATTTGTGGATGA
- a CDS encoding REP-associated tyrosine transposase, protein MNGEPPHRKRVKHFHVPGHFHELTFCCYRRRPLLTNDAWRDLFARSIGKACQTERCQLVAMVFMPEHVHLLVWPTHHDTNISRLLQRIKRPTSAGVKAMLVEARSPLLDELTVRTRPGVHCFRFWQEGSGYDLNLYERAAVEAAINYIHENPVRRGLCRRAVDWKWSSVRFHLRGEIEPHLPTLSRLPAEFLDGGGVQTPNLR, encoded by the coding sequence ATGAATGGAGAACCACCACATCGAAAACGGGTGAAGCACTTTCATGTGCCTGGTCATTTCCACGAACTAACATTCTGCTGCTATCGACGTCGGCCGCTGCTCACCAACGACGCATGGCGAGACCTATTTGCTCGTTCGATCGGCAAGGCTTGTCAAACCGAACGATGCCAACTGGTCGCCATGGTCTTCATGCCAGAACATGTCCATCTCTTAGTCTGGCCGACCCATCACGATACAAATATCAGTCGGTTGCTACAGCGAATCAAACGACCGACGTCGGCAGGCGTCAAAGCGATGCTGGTAGAGGCCCGCTCGCCACTGTTGGACGAACTGACGGTTCGAACGCGGCCAGGCGTTCATTGCTTCCGCTTCTGGCAGGAAGGCTCTGGCTACGATCTGAATCTATACGAGCGAGCAGCCGTCGAGGCGGCGATCAACTATATCCATGAGAACCCGGTCCGGCGAGGACTTTGCCGCCGGGCGGTCGATTGGAAGTGGTCCAGCGTGCGGTTCCATTTGCGTGGAGAGATCGAGCCCCACTTGCCGACACTAAGCCGATTGCCAGCCGAGTTTCTTGATGGCGGAGGTGTGCAGACGCCGAACTTGAGGTGA
- a CDS encoding HDOD domain-containing protein, whose translation MTKILFVDDQGNVLSALRRMLHGFRKEWDMQFAQGGQEAIELLEEFTFDVVVTDMRMPSIDGAELLRRVRQRWPAIVRIVLSGQSELERIYRAVGPTHVYLSKPCDAERITDVVSQSCDLRERLPNSTIKQLISQLDRAPCQVSALAALEKELRDEAPSIDRVGEIIASDIGMTAKILQLVSSSFFGQPKRVASPEQAVSLLGVELLRELVLSVGIFEASDFGDIDGFSVQSVTEHSNRVAEFAKHIAEIEGQPRQVACDSWFAGKLHLIGKLMLAHCLPAQYRHAVQMTKDRGITLWQAEMETFGASHAEVGSYLLSLWGAPRPICEAVYLYRTPGRTERILEDFRPITAVLAANLLTRTEDRWRRLDDQVFYASETILDPQFLTQMAHWHAATQAM comes from the coding sequence ATGACGAAGATCTTATTTGTGGATGACCAAGGCAACGTCCTTTCAGCGCTGCGACGAATGCTGCATGGATTCCGCAAGGAATGGGACATGCAGTTCGCCCAGGGTGGACAAGAGGCGATCGAGCTGCTGGAGGAGTTTACGTTTGACGTGGTCGTGACCGACATGCGGATGCCATCGATCGATGGCGCCGAACTGCTGCGCCGCGTTCGCCAGCGCTGGCCGGCGATCGTGCGGATCGTGCTATCGGGGCAGTCCGAGCTGGAGCGGATTTATCGCGCGGTCGGTCCGACCCACGTCTACCTGTCGAAACCTTGCGACGCCGAGCGGATCACCGACGTCGTTTCGCAGTCGTGCGACTTGCGCGAACGTCTACCCAACTCGACCATCAAGCAGTTGATCTCGCAATTGGATCGCGCCCCCTGCCAGGTGAGTGCGCTGGCGGCGCTGGAGAAGGAACTTCGCGACGAAGCCCCCTCGATTGATCGGGTGGGAGAGATCATCGCGTCCGACATTGGGATGACCGCCAAGATTTTGCAGTTGGTTAGCTCTTCCTTTTTTGGACAACCGAAGCGGGTCGCCTCGCCCGAGCAGGCCGTGTCGCTGCTGGGCGTCGAACTGCTGCGGGAACTGGTGTTGAGCGTCGGCATCTTCGAAGCGAGCGACTTTGGCGACATCGACGGCTTTTCGGTCCAGAGCGTGACCGAGCACTCCAATCGGGTCGCCGAATTCGCCAAGCACATCGCCGAGATCGAAGGACAACCGCGCCAGGTGGCGTGCGATTCGTGGTTCGCCGGCAAGCTGCACTTGATCGGCAAGTTGATGCTGGCCCATTGTCTGCCCGCCCAATATCGGCACGCGGTGCAGATGACCAAAGACCGGGGCATCACGCTGTGGCAGGCCGAAATGGAAACCTTTGGCGCCAGTCACGCCGAAGTTGGCAGTTACTTGTTGAGCTTGTGGGGCGCGCCGCGACCGATTTGCGAAGCGGTCTACCTATACCGCACGCCGGGACGGACCGAGCGGATTTTGGAGGACTTCCGGCCAATTACCGCCGTGCTGGCGGCCAACCTGTTGACCCGCACCGAGGATCGCTGGCGAAGACTGGATGATCAGGTGTTTTACGCCTCCGAAACGATTCTCGATCCCCAGTTTCTGACGCAAATGGCTCACTGGCACGCCGCCACGCAGGCGATGTAA
- a CDS encoding transposase, translating to MGRPKRADEAGGIYHALNRGNSRAAIFDTPDDFEAFQRILAEGLSRYPCRILPYQLMPNHWHLVVRPTADGGMSDLLRWVTLTHTMRRHAHRHTSGKGHIYQGRFKSFPVQDDGHFLVVCRYVERNARQAGLVNSAEDWKWGSLARWLAKPRRKPDLLTPWPIARPGHWKDRVNQAMSKKEVDAVRHAIRRGSPFGDPDWPQSIARRLNLETTLRPRGRPKKVAPGRKKES from the coding sequence ATGGGTAGACCAAAGCGAGCAGACGAAGCCGGCGGCATTTATCATGCCTTGAATCGAGGCAACTCTCGGGCGGCGATCTTCGATACGCCGGACGATTTCGAAGCGTTCCAGCGCATCTTGGCCGAGGGGCTGTCGCGGTACCCGTGTCGAATTTTACCCTACCAACTGATGCCCAACCATTGGCATTTGGTCGTCCGCCCCACGGCTGACGGCGGCATGAGCGACTTGCTGCGGTGGGTTACCCTGACGCACACGATGCGCCGACACGCGCACCGCCACACTTCCGGCAAAGGGCACATCTATCAAGGGCGGTTCAAGAGTTTTCCGGTGCAAGACGACGGGCACTTTCTGGTCGTATGTCGTTATGTCGAACGCAATGCCCGGCAGGCGGGCCTGGTGAACTCGGCCGAAGATTGGAAATGGGGATCGCTCGCCCGTTGGTTGGCCAAGCCGCGGCGAAAGCCCGATCTCCTGACGCCGTGGCCGATCGCCCGACCTGGTCATTGGAAAGACCGAGTCAATCAGGCGATGTCCAAGAAAGAAGTCGACGCCGTCCGCCACGCGATCCGCCGAGGCTCCCCCTTCGGCGATCCCGATTGGCCCCAGTCCATTGCCCGCCGCCTGAACCTAGAAACCACCCTCCGCCCCCGCGGCAGGCCGAAGAAGGTAGCGCCTGGTCGAAAAAAAGAGTCCTGA